A window of the Acidimicrobiia bacterium genome harbors these coding sequences:
- a CDS encoding type III pantothenate kinase, which translates to MLLAIDAGNTETLIGLFDGPRLADHWRIMTIAERTSDELALLIQQFLGFHGFSFDAQVTGVAIASGVPRVTAALRDMTRRYFGYDALVVEPGVRTGMPILYDNPKEVGPDRIANAVGAYDQYGGPSIVVDFGTAITIEAVSERGEYLGGAIVPGVEISLDALFGRAAALRRVELVPPKNVIGKSTVESIQSGAVYGFTGQVDALVERFEAELGECVVVATGAHAELLMPYSRTIQHFEPWLTLQGLRIVFERNQG; encoded by the coding sequence ATGCTGCTCGCCATCGACGCCGGCAACACGGAGACGCTGATCGGGCTGTTCGACGGCCCTCGCCTCGCCGACCACTGGCGCATCATGACGATCGCCGAGCGCACGTCGGACGAGCTCGCGCTGCTGATCCAGCAGTTCCTCGGCTTCCACGGCTTCTCGTTCGACGCGCAGGTGACGGGCGTCGCGATCGCGTCCGGCGTCCCGCGCGTCACGGCCGCGTTGCGCGACATGACCCGGCGGTACTTCGGGTACGACGCGCTCGTCGTCGAGCCCGGCGTCCGCACCGGGATGCCGATCCTCTACGACAACCCGAAGGAGGTCGGTCCCGACCGCATCGCGAACGCCGTTGGCGCGTACGACCAGTACGGCGGGCCGTCGATCGTCGTCGACTTCGGGACCGCGATCACCATCGAGGCCGTCAGCGAGCGCGGCGAGTACCTCGGCGGCGCGATCGTCCCCGGCGTCGAGATCTCGCTCGACGCGCTGTTCGGACGCGCCGCCGCGTTGCGGCGCGTCGAGCTCGTACCGCCCAAGAACGTGATCGGCAAGTCGACCGTCGAGTCGATCCAGTCCGGTGCCGTCTACGGCTTCACGGGTCAGGTCGACGCGCTCGTCGAGCGGTTCGAAGCCGAGCTGGGCGAGTGCGTGGTGGTCGCGACCGGCGCGCACGCCGAGCTGCTCATGCCGTACTCGCGCACCATCCAGCACTTCGAGCCCTGGCTGACGCTCCAGGGCCTGCGCATCGTCTTCGAGCGCAATCAAGGCTGA
- a CDS encoding NAD-dependent epimerase/dehydratase family protein, translated as MRVLVTGMGGELGTRVAQILEDRDDVEEIVGVDYLPPRRRLHRSEFRRIDPLERERLTEFVTEVSPDAVIHVGVYEPHARCEPGPARERTEAMAVHALGAAARTGKLERVVLRSGVEVYGRGRGRAAVPDEDVPVAPTTPFGRSCLEMESIAAAAARTQAIPVTAVRLAPVVGSHVPSPLGRVLRLPVVPVPALADPAFSLVSPDDAAHALVTALGRDHEGALNVVGAGAASPWQAARLGGRVPFPVIGGGWSVACRVAEVAGAPVPPHVAELMCKGRTADGSRARDVLGIGELRSTQEICVELFEWATVTRLRPSEAAA; from the coding sequence GTGCGTGTGCTGGTGACGGGTATGGGCGGCGAGCTCGGCACACGCGTCGCCCAGATCCTCGAGGACCGTGACGACGTCGAGGAGATCGTCGGTGTCGACTACCTGCCGCCGCGCCGCCGGCTCCACCGCAGCGAGTTCCGCCGGATCGACCCGCTCGAGCGCGAGCGCCTCACGGAGTTCGTGACCGAGGTGTCGCCCGACGCGGTGATCCACGTCGGTGTGTACGAGCCACACGCGCGCTGCGAGCCCGGACCGGCGCGCGAGCGCACCGAGGCGATGGCCGTGCACGCGCTCGGTGCCGCGGCGCGCACCGGGAAGCTGGAACGTGTCGTGCTCCGCAGCGGTGTCGAGGTGTACGGCCGCGGCCGGGGGCGCGCGGCGGTGCCCGACGAAGACGTGCCCGTCGCGCCGACCACACCGTTCGGTCGCAGCTGTCTCGAGATGGAGTCGATCGCGGCCGCGGCCGCGCGCACGCAGGCGATCCCCGTCACCGCGGTTCGCCTCGCGCCGGTCGTCGGATCGCACGTGCCGAGCCCGCTCGGTCGCGTGCTGCGGCTGCCGGTCGTACCGGTTCCCGCGCTCGCGGATCCCGCGTTCTCGCTCGTGTCGCCCGACGACGCCGCGCACGCGCTCGTCACCGCGCTCGGACGCGACCACGAGGGCGCGCTGAACGTCGTCGGTGCTGGTGCCGCGAGCCCGTGGCAGGCGGCGCGCCTCGGCGGGCGCGTGCCCTTCCCCGTGATCGGCGGCGGCTGGTCGGTCGCGTGTCGTGTCGCTGAGGTCGCGGGCGCGCCGGTGCCACCGCACGTCGCCGAGCTGATGTGCAAGGGCCGGACGGCCGACGGCTCGCGGGCGCGTGACGTGCTCGGCATCGGAGAGCTGCGCTCGACGCAGGAGATCTGCGTGGAGCTGTTCGAGTGGGCGACCGTGACGCGCCTGCGACCGTCGGAGGCTGCCGCGTGA